Below is a window of Procambarus clarkii isolate CNS0578487 chromosome 19, FALCON_Pclarkii_2.0, whole genome shotgun sequence DNA.
ctgtcctgagcaccagcatcactatcctgagcaccagcatcactgtccagagcaccaccatcactctcctgagcaccagcatcactctcctgaacaccagcatcactctcctgagcaccagcatcactctcctgagcaccagcatcactctcctgagcacctgcatcactgtcctgagcacctgcatcactctcctgagcaccagcatccctctcctgagcacctgcattACTAacctgagcaccagcatcactctcctgagcaccagcatcactttcctgagcaccagcatccctctcctgagcatcagcatcactctcctgagcaccagcatcactctcctgagcacctgaAACACTCTCCtgagctcctgcatcactctcctgagcacctgcatcactctcctgagcaccagcatcactctcttgagcacctgcatcactgtcctgagcaccagcatccctctcctgagcaccagcatccctctcctggtcgagcaactgcatccctctcctgagcaccagcatcccacTCCTGAGCaacagcatccctctcctgagcaactGCATacctctcctgagcacctgcatccctttcttgagaacCAGCATCTCACTCCTgaccacctgcatcactctcctgagcaccagcatcactctcttgagcacctgcatcactgtcctgAGCaacagcatccctctcctgagcaactgtatccctctcctgtgcacctgcacccctctcctaagcacctgcatcactgtcctgAGCACCTGCATACCTCTCctaagcacctgcatccctctcctgagcaactgcatccctctcctgagcacctgcatcactgtcttgagcaccagcatcccactcctgagcacctgcatccctctcctgagcaactgcatccctctactgagcacctgcatcactctcttgagcaccaGCATCTCactcctgagcacctgcatcactctcctgagcaccagcatcactcctgagcaccagcatcactcgatctcctgagcacctgcatcactctcctgagcaccagcatcactctcctgagcacctgcaacactctcctgagcagcagcatcactctcctgagcacctgcatctctctcctgagcaccagcatccctctcctgagcaccagcatcactctcctgagcacctgcatcactcatttgagcacctgcatcactctcctgagcaccagcatcactctcctgagcaccagcatcactctcctgagcacctgcatcactctcctgagcaccagcatcactctcctgagcacctgcatcactctcctgagcaccagcatcactctcctgagcaccagcatcactcctctgagcacctgcatcactctcctgagcacctgcatcactctcctgagcaccagcatcactctcctgagcacctgcaacattctcctgagcacctgcatcactctccagagcacctgcatcactctcctgagcaccagcatcactctcctgagcaccagcatcactctcctgagcacctgcatcactcctttgagcacctgcatcactctcctgagcaccagcatcactcctctgagcacctgcatcactctcctgagcacctgcatcactctcctgagcaccagcatcactctcctgagcacctgcatcactcctttgagcacctgcatcactctcctgagcacctgcatcactctcctgagcacctgcatcactcctctgagcacctgcatcactctcctgagcacctgcatcactctcctgagcaccagcatcactctcctgaacacctgcatcactcctttgagcacctgcatcactctcctgagcaccagcatcactcctctgagcacctgcatcactctcttgagcacctgcatcactctccactctcctgagcacctgcttcactctcatgagcacctacaTCTCCTGAGCacctacatcactctcctgagcaccttTTTTTCCTGAGCATTTTTACCATCCTGAGcacctgcatctctctcctgagcaccagcataactctcctgagcacctgcatcactcccctgagcaccagcatcactctcctgagcacctgcatctctctcctgagcgcCAGCATAActcctgagcaccagcatcactctcctgagcaccagcatccctctcctgagcactagcataactctcctgagcacctgcatcactctcctgagcacctgaatcactctcctgagcgccaccataactctcctgagcacctgcatcactccccactgagctcctgcatcactctcctgagcaccagcatcactcacttgagcaccagcatccctctcctgagcaccagcatccctctcctgagcacctacatcactctcctgagcaccagcatccctctcctgagcacctacatcactctcctgagcaccagcatccctctcctgagcacctacatcactctcctgagcaccatcatcactctcctgagcaccagcatcactctcctgagcacctgcatcactcccctgagcacctgcatcactcccatgagcaccagcataactcctgagcaccagcatcactctcctgagcacctgtctcactctcctgagcactTACATCTCCTGAGCAcaagcatcactctcctgagcacctaCATCTCCTGAGCAcaagcatcactctcctgagcaccagcatccatctcctgagcaccagcatccctctcctgagcaccagCACCACTCTCCTGAGCACTAGCGTCACTCTCCTGAgtacctgcatcactctcctgagcacctgcatctctctcctgagtaccagcatcactctcctgagcacctgcatcactctcctgagcaccagcatcactctcctgagtaccttcatccctctcctgagcaccagCACCACTCTCCTGAGCACTAgcgtcactctcctgagcactagcatcactctcctgagtacCTTCATCACTCCCCTGAGCAccagcatcattctcctgagcacctgcatctctctcctgagcaccagcatcactctcctgagcaccagcatcactccCCTGAGCActagcatcactctcctgagtacCTTCATCACTcccctgagcacctgcatcactctcctgagcacctgcgtcactctcctgagcacctgcatcactctcctgagcacctgcatcactttcctgagcaccagcatcactcccctgagcacctgcatcactctcctgagcacctgcatcactctcctgagcatctgcatcactcctctgagcacctgcatcactctcctgagcaccagcatcactccCCTGAGCACCAGCATtactctcctgagcacctgcatcactctcctgagcacctgcatcactctcctgagcaccagcatcactcccctgagcacctgcatcactcccctgagcacctgcatcactctcctgagcaccagcatcactccCCTGAGCTCCTGCATCAATcccctgagcacctgcatcactctcctgagcaccagcatcactccCCTGAGCACCTATATTCTCCTGAGCACCTTTCTCTCCtgaacatctgcatcactctcctgagcaccagcatcactctcctgagcatctgcatcactcctctgagcacctgcatcactctcctgagcaccagcatcactcccctgagcaccagcatcactctcctgagcaccagcatcactctcctgagcaccttTATTCTCCTGAGCACCTTTCTCTCCtgaacatctgcatcactctcctgagcacctgcatcactctcctgagcatctgcatcactcctctgagcacctgcatcactctcctgagcaccagcatcactcccctgagcaccagcatcactctcctgagcaccagcatcactctcctgagcaccagcatcactcccctgagcaccagcatcactccCCTGAGCACCAGCATtactctcctgagcacctgcatcactctcctgagtacctgcatcactctcctgagcaccagcatcactcccctgagcacctgcatcactcccctgagcacctgcatcactctcctgagcaccagcatcactcccctgagcacctgcatcactcccctgagcacctgcatcactctcctgagcaccagcatcactccCCTGAGCACCTTTATCCTCCTGAGCACCTTTCTCTCCtgaacatctgcatcactctcctgggcgcctgcatcactctcctgagcaccagcatccctctcctgagcacctacatcactctcctgagcacctttatcctcctgagcaccagcatccctcacttgagcacctgcatcactctcctgagcaccagcatcactccCCTGAGCacatgcatcactctcctgagcaccagcatcactctcctgagcacctgcatcactctcctgagcacctgcatccctctcttgagcacctgcatcactctcctgagcaccagcatcactctcctgagcacctgcatcactctcctgagcacctgcatccctctcttgagcacctgcatcactctcctgagcaccagcatcactctcctgagcaccagcattactctcctgagcacctgcatcactctcctgagcacctgcatcactctcctgagcaccagcatcactctcctgagcacctgcatcactctcctgagcaccagcatcactctcctgagcacctgcatcactctcctgagcacctgcatcactatcctgagcacctgcatcactctcctgagcaccagcatcactctcctgagcacctgcatcactctcctgagcatcagcatcactctcctgagcacctgcatcactctcctgaggagcagcatcactctcctgagcacctgcatcactctcctgagcacctgcatcgctgtcctgagcaccagcatcactctcctgagcaccttgtcggaaaatccgacaccatttaataatcatacagataatagctgtattaccaacaagttacccatagaaaacgtaacttgtagtggaattaccatctaaagaaaacgggatatcatcaccacatactattataattcaccagctattctgctgggaattgttcttaaatacattagtctttggactttaccatcataaaaacatcttatataaattaacttaattatcaatattaaagtagagtaaatgtgacccttctatcactttctgaaatctggacaaagtaagccaggcgtcagagggaggaaggagggcagccattgttattgagaccagaggctcacacgggagcaaattcggctcctgttaaatttacttggacgtagtgttatggaaaccaaaggtgtaccatttttcaacacgctgtctacattcaagttaagtgtctatccgaaacccgtttatcattcatttatggccattaatgtcaggatatagggtgacccggttagatcgcgaaatcgcctcaaactaaaggtaattaagccaggtcttcatgttccatgtactgttttctctgatatagcttgtcatatataggtatctggcttcacagctagcgcacttttgacaggtcaagacgaggatgcaagatttgtgcaccagttactgggtgatatggaagctacctcaaagaggataatttggtgtctacaccctagttatacctggtggactaacctgctgtactataagataaggaacctctttaatgtatgtagatactctagtttgattggctgcatatatattaatttaataaaccccccctaatgtgtagaggatcgatttgtgagattatgagattattgcagaaatacagtccacttatcattatacaaattgctatcgaagtatataaattaacgtaaatataaattcatataaatta
It encodes the following:
- the LOC138366288 gene encoding golgin subfamily A member 6-like protein 2, with translation MLVLRRVMLVLRSYAGAQERDAGAQESDAGAQGSDAGAQESYAGAQERDAGAQDGAQESDAGAQESDAGAQESDAGAQESVSGAQESDAGAQESDADAQERDAGAQESDAGAQESDAGAQDSDAGAQESDAGAQESDAGAQVGNAGAQESDAGAQESDAGAQESDAGAQDSDVGAQESDAGAQDSDAGAQERDAGA
- the LOC138366289 gene encoding golgin subfamily A member 6-like protein 2, producing the protein MDVPAPVPAADVPVPKVPAGEKGAQENKGAQESDAGAQESDADAQERDAGAQESDAGAQESDAGAQDSDAGAQESDAGAQESDAGAQVGNASAQESNAGAQDSDAGAQESDAGAQDSDAGAQERDAGEKGAQENIGAQGSDAGAQESDAGAQGIDAGAQGSDAGAQESDAGAQGSDAGAQGSDAGAQESDAGAQESDAGAQESNAGAQGSDAGAQESDAGAQRSDADAQESDAGAQESDAGAQESDAGAQGSDEGTQESDASAQGSDAGAQESDAGAQERDAGAQENDAGAQGSDEGTQESDASAQESDASAQESGAGAQERDEGTQESDAGAQESDAGAQESDAGTQERDAGAQESDAGTQESDASAQESGAGAQERDAGAQEMDAGAQESDACAQEM